From the genome of Camarhynchus parvulus chromosome 4, STF_HiC, whole genome shotgun sequence:
GTCAAAGgcccccccatttttccccctctagaAGTTTATCGTCACCCAGGGCAGAGAGCCTAACACTTGGCTGCGACGGCTCGGCGTCCCCAGCTCGGTAAGCCAGGCCCCAGTAACcgcggggctggcagggggcgCGGAGCCAGGCCGGACAGCCGGGGCTGGCTCctgggggcggccccggcccgagCCCCCGAGCCCCGCCGGACCCGGCTtggctccctctgccctgcGGGAACGACCCGCGGCCCCGCACGGGCCGGCCCTGCCCGGGCTGGGTGCGCGGGGCAGGTGCGGGGCCGGCGGCACTCACCGAGAGGAGGACGAGGAGCAGCGGAGGGGGGCAGCGGGGCTCGGCCGGTGGCcgcatgctgctgctgctgctgctgctgctgcggcggTGCCCAGCGCGGCAGGGACTGCGCGGCCGGCCCGGCGACAAGGATGCGGCAGATCCGGCTTCCTGGAGGAGGGGCCGCcgcccgggcagggcagggcagggcagggcagggcagtgtccCGCTCCGCTGCCGCAGGTGCGGAGGGGCTGGGCCCGAAGACGCCGAGCCCCGGCCGTGCTGCGCAGCTCCTCGGCGGCTCCTGGCAGCTCCGTACAGCAGGCGCCAGGCGGCGGCCCGGGAGCGGCGCGCCCGGGAGGGATCCCCGCGCAGGGCCGCGCCCGCCCACTCCCTTGGCGGCTCCGCGGCGGCCCCCGCCCTCCCGCCTCGGCGCTGCGCTACCGGCGCAGTCCCGGCCGGGCCAGCTCCCGCTGTCGGGCGAGGCGCTTTAGGGCGGGGCGGCGGGACTTGGGCGCATCGTCTCGGGCTGCCCGGGCCGGGCTGACGGCGCGGCCGCACCGGCCCCGTGCCCGCGCTGCGCCCCGCCGGCCGCGCGGGGGCGCCCTCccggcgggccgggccgtgccccgGAAGGCCCCGTGCAGGCCCCGCGCCGCGTCCGCCCGGCCATGGCCGCGTTGTCCCGCACGTTCGGCATCTTCGGCGCCTTCGTGGCCATGGTGGGAGCCGCCTTCTACCCCATTTATTTCCggccgctgctgctgccagaggagtACAGTGAGTCCGTGCGCGGGGGGAGCTGGCTGGGCCATGGCCCGGTCTGTGCCCGGCCTTGGGGGAATGCCTTGGGAGCGCTGCTGCTCGGCGAGTGACTCCCGAGGGGCTTTCTGCTCGTCTAGGAGATacctgaaaaccaaaataatacGGCTTGCCGTTGCTCTTATTTCAAATTATTGGCCAACATGAACATCCTTTAGTTTGCTCTTTAGAGGATTGAGACGCAGTTGAAGAAATTGAGGTCAGAGAGATGGAACACCTCTCCCATgaaaaaaggctgagagagttggggttcttcagcctggagaagagaaggcttcagaaAAACCTTGTAGAACACTTGAAGAGAGCTTGTAAGAAAGATGGGGCAGGCTTTTTAGTAGGCCCTTTTGCAATAGGACTCgaggtaatggttttaaactaaacaGAGTGAATAGAAGGAATACATTTATGATGGCGGTCGCGAACCACTAGAACAGATTGCCCGGAGGAGTGGtgggtgtcccatccctggaaacattcaagatCAGGTtggccagggctctgagcaacttgatctagctgaagatgtccctgctcagtgcaggagaggtggactagatgacctttaaaggtcccttccagcccagactGTTCAATGATTCTACGAGCTGTTCGagttctgttttccagctgcaatTGAAAATCTAACTTAAAACTTGGCAGCCAATTGTGATGATTTGCTAGAGCTGGTCTCAGTCTGCAGAGTCTCTGAAACTGACTCCTGAGGAAAATCCAACTTTCCTGCCAGGAAAACGTGCCAAGCCCCCGAaggcacctgcagctccaggtgtgaagcctcagcagctccaggccgGTGCTCCATAGGGGGAGCACCCATTACTCCTCCTCAGCTTCTGTGAGATAGTGACAAaggaaatggggggaaagtTCTGGTGCAACCAGCTTTGCACCCCCACTTTAATTTTTATGAGACTAAGCAAGCCGATGCTGTGAAGATGTGTGTGTAATCTACCAAGACAACTGAAGATTtctaggaaggaaaaagaaaaaaggataaCAAATTCAGTGGTCTTCTTGGAGGTGCTTTGGCCTTGCATCAAAATTTAACTTGCAAGCGAGTTTTTATTCAAGGATGCTGTGTTTGTGAAACTTCCTACAATTATGTTTCCTACTCTGTGTTCTCTTTGAAAACATTGTTACTAAATCTTTCTTGCTTCTGCTATACTTTCCAAAAATACTATATTAGAAATGTGTCTTGGCAGTAAGGAAAGGACAGAACTAGTGGAGCAATGTCCTCCTTTGCACTTGCGAATTATGTGAGTAGATATTTCCTATCAGTTTAGAGATTTTTAATCTCTACTTAGGACAGAATTATTGAATTGATGCACAGTTAGCAAGTGCACAAACTTGTGATTTGATACCTGATTCTAAGCTTGTTGCCTGGTGCTGAATCTCCATCTGATATCACCTTTATTCATTTCCAAGGAGTTTTCTTGATCATCACTGCAGTATGAGAGGCACAAGCATTTGTTATCACAATACTTGAGGCAAGATTGTGGACTATCACAGTTGTGGTGTTTGAACCCAAGTGTTTAACCTTTGGAGTACAGAGGATTTTCTGAGTACAGTAAGCTGTATGACAACTTCCGTAGAAGCTCCTGCCCTCTGTTGGCTTGAGCTGTGGGAGAATGCTCAGTATTTCTGTTTGGGGATGCTGTGTCCCAAAAGTTAGGTGTTCTGATTAGCATCACAGAATAATCATGCAAAAGGCAAGAATGAGTATTAGTTACCTGGAGTGACATTGAACTATGTAAACATGAAgtgctgtcttttctttcttcactcttgtttttcttgtgtatCTCCCAAATTCTATACAAGTGAAGTACATTAACGTTTTGGAAGAAGACCTTACTGCATGATCACTTAGGAACTTTCAGAGAGGTTCCTAGCAATTTAACAAACAAGATGAAAGCTACTTGGAAAAATTGTATATAATCAAATTGTTGATATGAACTGTAAATTGTGCACAAAGGAGTTTGACCTAATTTAATACAGAAATGTTATAATTTTGTAGGGTTTTAGTATCTCAGTTTGTGGATTTGctgtttctaatattttcttgtCAGTATCTAGCTTATCCAGTTGGCAGTGATGAAACTTTGAGGCCGTTAGCACAGGCCTTTTCCACGTGGATTAACTAAAACAAAGAGTGGCTTGACAGCTGCTCTTTATGACGTTTTCACagatttcctgattttctgaaTTGTGAGACTGTTTCTTCTGCATCCTGTGAGGTGGCTCTCCTGTCAACAAGACTGAATCTTCCTTGTTGTTCTTTTCTGGCTTACCTGTCTTCCAAGTTGTTTGCAGGCCACACAGCAGTCTCCCTATTGACTGTTCTGTGTCCTGTCTGTGTATTTATCATCTCTTAGGTTTTTGCTTCTTTGCTTCTGCTGTTCAACCCAGGTGTGTTCCCAGAACTCTCAGATTGgttcccatttttcctgcctctcttcTAATCCAAGTTCCTACTCAGGACTGAATATCCTTTTTCTTCATGTCCTACAGGAAGTCTCCTTTGTTGCCCTAATCTATTCTGTTCTCCCTTTCTGGGTTTTGTGCCTTTTCCTTTGGAATTAGACAAGTCCCTGCTATTTTGTCTGCTAAAAAGGATGAAATGGAATTACCATGCTCAGTGAACAGAACTGGAGAACCTGGATGTGCCTCTAGTGCCTGTCCCCTTGCAAGAAGAATCAATTACTGTGATATACTGCTAGTCTCCAGTAGCATTAGGCTTGTACCTAGACAGCCTGATAACCTGTAGTGCCAGTGCATTCCCAGTGGGATAGGATAATGAACAATCCCAGTTTTAAGGTGAGCTTAATTCTGAGCTTCCTTTGGGAATGTGCACCCTGCAGGTTTTTAGAGGCCTCAAAAGTTCAGTGGTGGGGGCAAAAGGTGAATCCACCTGAGCTTTGACTTCCTGCTTCAGAGTAGCACTGTGGTGGTGGAGTGCATGactggaaatagaaaaaaaggaggggcATTTACTGAGGGAAATAGTAtagttttctccatttttctatGTGGAAGGGGTTGAatcattcaaagaaaaaagaaaagcctgagACAGGCCCAGTCTATGGGAAAATATCCCTCAGATACTGAATTTCACAAAGTTTACAAGCAGTAATTTTGTAGGTGCTGTCATGAAATCTGTTTGCAAGATCTTTCAGGGCtgcccaaaagaaaaaaaatattttgactagTTTTAGGCTGAGCATATGAATGAGCTTCTAAAAGTACTAGTCATTCCTAAAGTGCTGGGACCATGGCAGGTGTTTTGGCATCTTTATTAAACAGTAGGCATTGTTTGAGGATGATTATCTTATTGTTTGTAATCTCTCAAAACAGACTAGCTATTAATTTCTCGGCGAAGTAGGAATACTACATTTGCATTCTGTAGTTAGATACTCAAGAGAATTTTACTGTGTAGCAtctcaaattaataaaatttacaaGATTATTTTATTGGGTGCAATCAAGATATCTggtatttcctttttcttagtAGTGtcctttctgttctgttttccagagAATGAGCAGTCAATAAACCGAGCTGGTATTGTTCAAGAGGATATTCAGCCTGCAGGTACACTTGATTTATGTGTTTGCATTGATTGTTTTAAAGACTCTCTTGAAGTAAGGCCTCAATATTTATATGGATTTAAATAATACAGTGAAGAATACATTCagtgaaaacatatttaataaacttgctattaaattattttttcaggctAATTCCTCACTGAAAAATTATGGTTTTAATGAAACTCATCTTAAAGTGACTTAACTGGCCAAATAAGTGCAGAGTTTCTGTTATCTTCACACTTTGTTAGATAGAGCCCAGTTTCCGCGTCTGAACCAGCTCAGACTGAGCAAGAACCATGGATAGGCTGAGCTGTAGCTATAAAGAGCAATGTTGTACCCTAGTTTTGTGGAATACTGAACTCTGCTGGAACACAGTTCATCGGCACTTTGGCAGTGCCTTCTGGCTTCATGGATGGATGGGCCCTGCAGAAGTCCACTACGTGTGAAGGAAGATTTGGAGTGCAGTGCTAATAGCTTTTGGATCCTTGCTGCTGACAGTGGAAGGCTTAGAAAAGCATGTGAAGGGAGTAGAATTCAAGTCTAGCAGACTAGCCCTGATAGTTCATTTTTTTATAATGTTAAATGGAGTGTCTATGCAAGGCTGCCATTTCTTGATTAAAGATGTGAGAGTGCCTGTCTTGATGAAACATGTAGTATCTGAATATGTTAAagggtatttttgtttttgacAAAGTCTAATGTCAGCAGCAGGTGAAAATCAAACAGGATTAAAGCCATGACCTTATTACATGCATTGGTTAGATCATTACTGCAGGACTCGCTTTCCAGGGAAGTGGGGGAAATGCCAAAGAGAAGTAGGGTGAAATAGAGGTCTTGTAAACCTTTCTTTTTTACTAAACATTCGAGAGGACTGGACTGGCTCATTTATTCAAGATGCAGGTACTTAATGACCAGTTCCTCTTAGTCTAAGTTCTCCCTTTCATCTGAATTTAGCTGCTGATGAGTTACGAAATCCATTAGTTGAAAAGGAAACCTAGACAAATTTAAGTGTAAGGTGCAATTCTAAATGAAACAACAATTTTAGAACACCTTATCTACGAATGTCATAGATTTTTCCATTATCTGAAGTTTAAGGttgtttttctgtatatttttgcAAGTTTAAGCAGAGGTGCAAATTCAGTGCAGAAATTGTTGGCTTCTGTCATTGTTTATAATACACAAAGATGGAGTAGCAgacctgtttctttttttctccaacagTCTAAATTATCAACTGCTGCTATTCTGATGTTTGATTTGTAGGGTTAAAAGTGTGGTCGGATCCATTTGGAAGAAAGTAATCGGCAGCTGGGTGTATTGCAGAACTGAAGATGGACGtcttcagctgcttcttcttTCACTGAAGTGTGTCTTTAGGAGTCGCTGGAGCAGAATTCTGAATATGCTGTGTGGGCACATGAAGAGCAACAAAGGCTACTGGTTGGAAACCCAAGAGATACTAGTTTTAAAACATGCTAGTTTTGAGAGAGAATGCTGGTGCATAGCTCACAGACTGTTAGAAAGCTGAATGATTATTGAGtatagaaatgaaatatttatttccttgagaaaaggaaaaagggtttTCTTCTAATCTGTACACTTGTAAATTATGGATAGAATAAATCATTCAGACTGCTGCAATTTCCTCCCTAGTCTGAAAGTTACAAGATGATGAATG
Proteins encoded in this window:
- the SMIM20 gene encoding small integral membrane protein 20: MAALSRTFGIFGAFVAMVGAAFYPIYFRPLLLPEEYKNEQSINRAGIVQEDIQPAGLKVWSDPFGRK